GGCCTACAGCGAATTCGGCCGCCGGGTGCGCGCCAACGCCTCCCAGGGCACCGATCACGGCACCGCCGGGCCGGTCTTCGTCGCGGGCGCACCGGTCGCGGCCGGCTTCCACGGCGACGAACCCGGCCTCACCGACCTCGCCGACGGCGATCTGAAATCGACCGTCGACTTCCGCGACATCTATCACGAACTGCTGCACCGGGTTCTGGGCGCGGACCCGGTCCCGGTCGTCGGCGCCGGCCGCCGCGACCTCGGCATCATCGCCTGACGATCGGCGCCGGTAGCATCGCAGCATGGCCGCCGACTCGATCCGATTCGCCGCACCCGTCCCGATCCTGCGCATCTTCGATGTGGCCAAGGCGTACGAGTTCTATCGCGATCATCTCGGCTTCACCGTCGACTGGGAGCACCGGTTCGAGCCGGATCTGCCGCTGTACGCACAGGTGTCGCGCTCGCAGACCACCCTCCACCTCAGCGAGCACCACGGCGACGGCACCCCCGGCACGGTCGTGTGGATCCCGGTCGACGACGTCCACGGCCTGCACGCCGAACTGGCCGCCCACCACTACCGCTACGGCCGCCCCGGCGCCCCCGAGCCGGGCCCCGGCGGCCCCGGTTTCATGATCACCGACCCGTTCGGCAACACCCTGCGCTTCTCCCAGCCGGACTGATCCGGCCTACGGAGGCCACCCGCGGTCGCCCGCCCGATCTCGGACGGACACCGCCGGAGTCTGCGACCGCCACACCGCGCCCGCACCGATCCGAGGGCGATCCCCACCTGTGCGGAGATGTACAGCGACCGACTACGCCGAGGTGTCCGGGCGGATGCGCAGCAGCACCGTGTCGTGCGCGGCCACCGTCGCGCCGAGCGGGCCGTCGGTGACGGACGCAGCGCCGGTCCACAGGTCGCGCACCTCGTAGCGCGGTGCGGCGGGCAGCCCGGCAGCGGCCGCCGAGGTGTCGATCCGGGTCGCGGCGCGGTCGCGGTTGGTCAGCGCCACCACCGCCGAACCGTCGGACATGGTGCGGCGCAGGACCTTTCCACCCGTATCGGGGACCGCCGTGGCCGGGGCGGCCAGCGAATCCTGGTCCACCGCGATCACTTCCGGATTCGTCAGCAGGGCCCGCGTCGCGGAATCCAGGTAGGGCAGCGCGTTTCCGGCGATCAGCGGCGCGGCCAGCAGCGCCCACATGCCGAACTGGGTGCGCTGCTCGGCGGCGGTGAGGCCGGGGGTGAGGGTGCCCGGGACACCCGCGACGCCGACCTCCAGCATGTCCGGATCCGGCCAGTGCCCGGGTCCGGCACGGTCGGTCAGCGGCGCGGTGGTGTCGAGGATCTCGCGGATACCCTGGCTGGTCGCGACGCCCAGCCCGATCGCCCAGGCCGGGGTGACGTCGTTGGTGGTCCGCCACATGGTCGCGATACCGGACCAGTCGTAGATCGCGCCGGGGGGTACCGCGAGGACGTCGCTGTTGGCGTTGATGCTGTACACGATCGGACGTCCGGTGTCGCGCAACGCGTCCCGCATCCGGGTGAACGCGGACAGCTGCCGGTCCAGATCGGATTCCGGTGCGCACCAATCGTATTTGAGATAGTCGACGCCCCAGTCCGCGAAGGTGCGAGCGTCGAGGGCCTCGTGACCGGCGCTGCCGGTGCGGCCGGGATAGGCGCCGCCGAGTTGCGCGCAGGTGCGGTCGTTGGGGCTCTCGTAGATGCCGAACTTCAGCCCGCGCGCGTGCACGTAATCGGCCACCGCCCGCATGCCCTGCGGGAATCGGGCCGGATCCGCGCGCAGCACGCCGCCGGGCCCGCGCGCCGGCTCGAACCAGCAGTCGTCGACGATCACGTATCGGTACCCGGCGTCGCGCATACCGCTGGACACCAGCGCGTCCGCGGCCTGTTGCACGACCCGCGCGGAGATGTCGCAGCCGTAGCTGTTCCAGGTGTTCCAGCCCATCGGCGGCGTGAGCGCGACGCCCGCGATGGCCACGCCGTCGCCGAGCCGGCCGCTGGTCCGGATCGGCGCCGCGGCCGTCACGCCGAGCAGCAGCACGACGGTCAGTACCGCGGTCACCACCGCGATCAGTGCCCCGGATGCGGTGCGCCCGCCGGACACCGATGACGGAGGGTGTTCCGGCGACCGCCGGCCCGACCCTCCGTCATGGTGGACTACGTTGTTACGCAACGCCTTCGGCGCGTGCCGCAGCGGCGACGGCGGCCGCCACGGCCGGGGCGACCCGCGGGTCCAGCGGGCTGGGGATGATCCGGTCCGGCGCCAGCTCCTCGGCGACCACGCCGAAGATCGCGTTGGCCGCGGCCACCTTCATCCCCTCGGTGATGCGCCGCGCGCCGGCGTCCAGCGCGCCCTTGAACACGCCCGGGAAGGCGAGCACGTTGTTGATCTGGTTCGGGAAGTCGCTGCGCCCGGTGGCCACGATCGCGGCATACTTGCCGGCCACCTCGGGGTGGATCTCCGGATCCGGGTTGGACATCGCGAACACGATCGACTCCGGCGCCATCGAGGCGATCAGCGCCTCGTCGACGGTGCCCGCCGACAGGCCCAGGAACACGTCCGCGCCCGCGAGGGCCTCGGCCGCGCCGCCGGTGAGCCCGCGCGGGTTGCTGCGCCGGGCCAGATCGTCCTTCACCGGGTTCAGATCGTCGCGGTGGGTGCCGACGATGCCCTTGGAGTCGAGCACCACGATGTCCTGCACGCCCGCGGCCAGCAGGATCTCGGTGCAGGCCACGCCCGCCGCGCCCGCGCCGGAGGTGACCACCTTCAGGCCGGAGATGTCGCGGCCCTGCAGCTTGGCCGCGCCGGTGAGCGCCGCCAGCACCACGATCGCGGTGCCGTGCTGGTCGTCGTGCATGACCGGGCAGTCCAGCGCCTCGATGACCCGCTTCTCGATCTCGAAGCAGCGCGGGGCCGAGATGTCCTCCAGGTTGACCGCGCCGAAGCTCGGCCGCAGCCGGATCAGGGTCTCGACGATCTCGTCGACGTCCTTGGTGTCCAGCACGATCGGGATCGAGTCCAGACCGGCGAACTTCTTGAACAGCGCGG
This DNA window, taken from Nocardia sp. BMG111209, encodes the following:
- a CDS encoding glyoxalase superfamily protein, producing MAADSIRFAAPVPILRIFDVAKAYEFYRDHLGFTVDWEHRFEPDLPLYAQVSRSQTTLHLSEHHGDGTPGTVVWIPVDDVHGLHAELAAHHYRYGRPGAPEPGPGGPGFMITDPFGNTLRFSQPD
- a CDS encoding glycoside hydrolase family 27 protein → MSGGRTASGALIAVVTAVLTVVLLLGVTAAAPIRTSGRLGDGVAIAGVALTPPMGWNTWNSYGCDISARVVQQAADALVSSGMRDAGYRYVIVDDCWFEPARGPGGVLRADPARFPQGMRAVADYVHARGLKFGIYESPNDRTCAQLGGAYPGRTGSAGHEALDARTFADWGVDYLKYDWCAPESDLDRQLSAFTRMRDALRDTGRPIVYSINANSDVLAVPPGAIYDWSGIATMWRTTNDVTPAWAIGLGVATSQGIREILDTTAPLTDRAGPGHWPDPDMLEVGVAGVPGTLTPGLTAAEQRTQFGMWALLAAPLIAGNALPYLDSATRALLTNPEVIAVDQDSLAAPATAVPDTGGKVLRRTMSDGSAVVALTNRDRAATRIDTSAAAAGLPAAPRYEVRDLWTGAASVTDGPLGATVAAHDTVLLRIRPDTSA
- a CDS encoding NADP-dependent malic enzyme; protein product: MTDAANATTTPEREDLSAITDEEIFAGHLGGKLSVELAAPLETQRDLSIAYTPGVAQVSRAIAADAELAKRYTWTDRLVVVVSDGTAVLGLGDIGPRASLPVMEGKAALFKKFAGLDSIPIVLDTKDVDEIVETLIRLRPSFGAVNLEDISAPRCFEIEKRVIEALDCPVMHDDQHGTAIVVLAALTGAAKLQGRDISGLKVVTSGAGAAGVACTEILLAAGVQDIVVLDSKGIVGTHRDDLNPVKDDLARRSNPRGLTGGAAEALAGADVFLGLSAGTVDEALIASMAPESIVFAMSNPDPEIHPEVAGKYAAIVATGRSDFPNQINNVLAFPGVFKGALDAGARRITEGMKVAAANAIFGVVAEELAPDRIIPSPLDPRVAPAVAAAVAAAARAEGVA